One genomic segment of bacterium includes these proteins:
- a CDS encoding type II toxin-antitoxin system PemK/MazF family toxin, whose protein sequence is MTIYNSGEVILLLFPFVDTKEMKRRPALVLLDTKDEDIIVARITSQITQTAFDVLLIDWQKAGLLLPSIVRMHKIATIEKRFIERKLGNLTHNDWLQVQSKIKQLWSLIL, encoded by the coding sequence ATGACAATTTATAATAGCGGAGAGGTTATTTTGTTATTGTTTCCTTTTGTTGATACAAAAGAGATGAAGCGTCGTCCTGCATTGGTGCTTTTGGACACAAAGGATGAAGATATAATTGTGGCAAGGATAACCAGCCAAATTACCCAGACAGCCTTTGATGTTCTCCTTATAGATTGGCAAAAGGCAGGTTTGTTGCTTCCTTCAATTGTTAGAATGCATAAGATTGCAACAATAGAAAAGCGATTTATAGAAAGAAAACTAGGAAACCTAACCCATAACGATTGGCTACAAGTCCAATCAAAGATAAAACAGCTGTGGTCACTTATACTCTAA
- a CDS encoding type II toxin-antitoxin system VapC family toxin, whose amino-acid sequence MIVIDASVALKWFLQEKDSDRALRIREEHLSGLRGLNAPDLILSEVSNVLRFSPHYNSQATKSALVSLLDIDINVVVLSRGIYELAIELAYRYEITVYDAIYVALAQDLGYDFITADEKLYQKVKGLRFVKLLSKI is encoded by the coding sequence ATGATAGTTATAGATGCCTCTGTGGCTCTAAAATGGTTTCTTCAAGAAAAAGATTCAGATAGGGCATTAAGGATTAGAGAGGAGCATCTTTCAGGTCTTAGGGGGCTGAATGCTCCAGACCTGATATTAAGTGAAGTTTCTAATGTCTTACGATTTAGCCCCCATTACAATTCTCAAGCAACCAAATCTGCCCTTGTTTCTCTCCTTGACATAGATATAAATGTTGTTGTCTTATCAAGAGGGATTTATGAATTAGCGATTGAGCTTGCTTATCGGTATGAGATTACAGTCTATGATGCCATCTATGTAGCTTTGGCACAGGATTTAGGATATGATTTTATCACCGCCGATGAGAAATTATATCAAAAGGTTAAGGGTTTAAGGTTTGTAAAATTGCTAAGCAAAATTTAA
- a CDS encoding type II toxin-antitoxin system HicB family antitoxin, whose amino-acid sequence MKYTVIIEAGRESGYVAFCPALKGCVSQGSTKEEAMVNLKEAMAGYIEALIEDGLPIPSEVSKEYVDLELAIK is encoded by the coding sequence ATGAAGTATACAGTAATTATTGAAGCAGGAAGGGAATCAGGCTATGTTGCTTTTTGTCCTGCATTAAAGGGATGCGTTTCTCAAGGCTCTACAAAAGAGGAGGCAATGGTTAATCTTAAAGAGGCTATGGCAGGATATATTGAGGCACTCATTGAAGATGGGCTTCCAATTCCAAGTGAGGTTAGTAAAGAATATGTTGACCTTGAGCTAGCAATAAAATGA
- a CDS encoding type II toxin-antitoxin system HicA family toxin, with translation MNKLPRGISGQKVINALQRIGFYVRRQKGSHVIMRRDFPFAQVSVPKHKSLDTGTLDIILEGADISIEKFGEIL, from the coding sequence ATGAATAAGCTACCAAGAGGAATTTCTGGACAAAAGGTGATAAATGCCCTCCAAAGGATAGGTTTTTATGTAAGGCGACAGAAGGGAAGTCATGTGATTATGAGGCGAGATTTTCCCTTTGCCCAGGTGAGCGTTCCAAAACATAAGTCACTTGATACTGGAACATTAGATATTATTCTGGAAGGAGCAGATATAAGTATTGAGAAATTTGGAGAGATATTATAG